The Syngnathoides biaculeatus isolate LvHL_M chromosome 6, ASM1980259v1, whole genome shotgun sequence genome has a window encoding:
- the wee1 gene encoding wee1-like protein kinase: MMRCGSRWQDSPSSKARPVRQKLLFTASDGEDESVEDVNESGFNDLDSPTAMQTSAVDTTSGSSGDGNSSVLRQSGDEMWSEEGFDSPSHLMSPRSELFAACTPSPRKASWLYAGSPAQSRGRVSENRCGSPIPTCPDTPPHKTLRKLRLFDTPHTPKSLLSRVGVSSGKGPLLKTAELAEKISKPITDSDSGRRRRTPLVNFNPFTPDSLLIQSATRQRNNRKRPHWNRSSGEDMEASDVESEEETLPPSKRITMMESNMMSRYASEFLELEKIGCGQFGAVYKCVKRLDGCLYAIKRSKKPLAGSVDEQNALREVYAHAVLGQHRHVVRYYSAWAEEGHMLIQNEYCNGGTLSDVIADNARRLTRLSELELKDLLLQVARGLKYIHSMSLVHMDIKPSNIFISRKLSSCDEGDDEDGLNTNVVYKIGDLGHVTRANNRQVEEGDSRYLANEVLQEDCSNLVKADIFALALTVVSAAGAEPLPRNGDAWHEIRRGKLPAVPQVLSPEFVSLLQLMIDPDATRRPSATDLIRHPVLLTAAKTSADQLRVENNALKCKNALLERELQKAQLARASVRETGNGSSTSRLIGKMMSRSVSLNIF; encoded by the exons ATGATGCGCTGCGGTAGCCGTTGGCAGGATTCACCGTCGTCCAAAGCGCGACCCGTCCGCCAGAAACTTCTTTTCACGGCGAGCGACGGCGAGGATGAATCGGTCGAGGACGTCAACGAGTCGGGTTTCAACGATTTGGATTCCCCCACGGCGATGCAAACCAGCGCCGTCGACACGACGTCGGGAAGCAGTGGCGATGGGAACTCGAGTGTACTGAGGCAGTCCGGGGACGAGATGTGGTCGGAAGAGGGCTTTGATTCCCCTTCGCATTTGATGTCCCCGAGGTCGGAACTCTTCGCCGCCTGCACGCCGTCGCCTCGGAAAGCGTCGTGGCTGTATGCCGGCTCACCGGCGCAGTCGCGCGGTCGAGTCAGCGAGAACCGCTGCGGCTCGCCGATTCCCACATGCCCCGACACACCTCCGCACAAAACTCTGAGAAAGCTGCGGCTTTTCGACACTCCGCACACGCCGAAG AGCCTTCTGTCCCGCGTAGGAGTTTCCAGCGGGAAGGGCCCTCTATTGAAGACAGCGGAACTTGCAGAGAAGATATCAAAGCCAATCACAGATAGTGACAGTGGCAGGAGGCGGCGCACGCCTCTGGTCAACTTCAACCCATTCACACCCGACTCCCTCCTTATCCAGTCAGCCACACGGCAAAGGAACAACAGGAAGAGGCCACACTGGAATCG CTCCAGTGGTGAAGACATGGAGGCAAGCGATGTCGAGAGTGAGGAGGAAACTTTACCGCCATCCAAG AGGATCACCATGATGGAGAGCAACATGATGTCACGCTACGCCTCTGAGTTCCTGGAGCTGGAGAAGATCGGCTGCGGCCAGTTTGGCGCCGTGTACAAGTGTGTGAAGCGACTGGATGGCTGCCTCTACGCAATCAAGCGCTCCAAGAAGCCCTTGGCCGGATCAGTGGACGA GCAAAACGCTCTTCGCGAGGTCTACGCTCACGCTGTGTTAGGCCAGCACCGGCATGTGGTCCGGTACTACTCCGCGTGGGCGGAGGAAGGCCACATGTTGATCCAAAACGAGTACTGCAACGGCGGCACGTTGTCCGACGTGATAGCTGACAACGCCCGGCGCCTCACTCGCTTGTCGGAGCTGGAGCTCAAGGACCTGCTCCTGCAGGTGGCCCGCGGACTCAAGTACATCCACTCCATGTCGCTGGTGCACATGGACATCAAGCCCA gtAACATCTTCATATCCCGCAAATTGAGCAGCTGTGATGAGGGTGACGACGAGGATGGCCTCAACACCAATGTGGTCTACAAAATAG GTGATCTCGGTCACGTGACACGGGCCAACAATCGTCAGGTGGAGGAAGGTGACAGCAGGTACTTGGCCAATGAAGTCCTTCAGGAG GACTGCAGCAACTTGGTAAAGGCCGACATCTTCGCCCTTGCCCTGACGGTGGTCAGCGCGGCGGGGGCCGAGCCGCTCCCCCGCAATGGCGATGCTTGGCACGAGATCAGACGGGGGAAACTGCCCGCTGTCCCCCAAGTTCTCTCGCCGGAGTTTGTCAGCCTCCTTCAG CTGATGATCGACCCGGACGCCACCCGTCGCCCTTCCGCCACCGACCTCATCCGCCACCCGGTGCTGCTGACAGCGGCCAAGACGAGCGCCGACCAGCTGAGAGTGGAGAACAACGCCCTCAAATGCAAGAATGCCCTGTTGGAAAG GGAGCTCCAGAAGGCTCAGCTGGCCAGAGCCTCCGTTCGGGAGACGGGAAACGGCAGCAGCACCTCCAGGCTGATTGGGAAGATGATGAGCCGATCCGTCAGCCTCAACATCTTCtga